In Drosophila nasuta strain 15112-1781.00 chromosome 2R, ASM2355853v1, whole genome shotgun sequence, a single genomic region encodes these proteins:
- the LOC132784328 gene encoding ecdysteroid-regulated 16 kDa protein yields MRNFTALLLIGAALLSLAQATDVKPCPKSKSRALTAEEVTISNCPKNKCILKRNSEASITMKLRPERDFTELNSDIQGIILDVPLPFPGYYGTSACPHIYDAAGEKKVGCPLKAGETYTYKNSFKILPVYPTVSLEIHWGLGDKQGDAACFQIPAKIKA; encoded by the exons ATGAGGAACTTTACTGCACTGTTGTTGATTGGCGCCGCGCTTCTGAGCTTGGCTCAGGCAACAGATGTCAAGCCGTGCCCTAAAT cCAAATCACGCGCTCTGACTGCTGAGGAGGTGACCATCTCGAACTGCCCGAAGAACAAGTGCATACTGAAGCGCAACTCGGAGGCGAGCATCACAATGAAGCTGCGACCCGAACGTGACTTTACCGAACTCAACTCTGATATACAGGGCATCATCTTGGACGTTCCTTTGCCCTTCCCTGGCTACTATGGCACAAGTGCTTGTCCGCACATTTACGATGCGGCGGGCGAGAAGAAAGTCGGTTGTCCTCTGAAGGCGGGCGAAACTTATACGTACAAGAATAGCTTTAAGATACTGCCCGTGTATCCGACCGTGAGTCTGGAGATACATTGGGGACTTGGGGATAAGCAGGGCGATGCTGCCTGCTTCCAGATACCCGCCAAAATCAAGGCTTAG
- the LOC132784327 gene encoding neuropeptide CCHamide-1: MWYNKFNWTILVFLVFFTLVTGSCLEYGHSCWGAHGKRSGNRPPIAIKQAPPYADNLAEQLMSSNDDESNNNNNNVNNVNNNKLNDLPLTASALSLPSERGVAVGEGVGVVEGNALRDVVNDGKWTQLLRQHRYKLRQLQRQFDAADAAESWRKLQQAMAEAEQQQQQQQQQQQQRQQQRQLEQLPIGDFFELAK; encoded by the exons ATGTGGTACAACAAATTCAACTGGACTATTTTGGTATTTCTGGTGTTCTTCACTTTAGTGACAG GCTCCTGCTTGGAATATGGACATTCTTGCTGGGGTG CACATGGCAAACGTTCGGGCAACAGACCGCCAATTGCAATTAAGCAG GCTCCTCCCTATGCCGACAACTTGGCTGAGCAATTGATGAGCAGCAACGATGatgagagcaacaacaacaacaacaacgtcaacaaTGTGAACAATAATAAGCTGAACGATTTGCCGCTGACTGCATCGGCCTTGTCACTGCCCAGTGAGAGGGGCGTGGCAGTGGGCGAGGGCGTCGGCGTCGTCGAGGGGAATGCGTTGCGTGACGTTGTGAACGATGGCAAATGGACGCAGCTGCTGCGTCAGCATCGATACAAactgcggcagctgcagcgacAATTCGATGCTGCAGATGCGGCTGAGAGTTGGCGCAAGTTGCAACAAGCGATGGCCGAggcagagcagcaacaacaacagcagcaacaacagcagcagcagcgacaacaacaacgacaacttgAGCAGCTGCCAATTGGCGATTTCTTTGAACTCGCGAAGTGA
- the LOC132784329 gene encoding 10 kDa heat shock protein, mitochondrial has protein sequence MSSVIKKVIPMLDRILIMRAEVKTTTAGGILLPEESVPKEMEGVVVAVGPGARNPAGAGHLPVAVKEGDRVLLPKYGGTKVDMDDKREYVLFREGDILAKLE, from the coding sequence ATGTCAAGCGTTATTAAGAAAGTTATTCCGATGCTGGATCGCATTCTGATCATGCGCGCTGAGGTGAAGACAACCACAGCTGGTGGCATTCTTCTTCCAGAGGAGTCCGTTCCCAAGGAGATGGAAGGTGTCGTTGTTGCCGTGGGACCCGGAGCTCGCAATCCAGCCGGAGCTGGTCATCTTCCAGTGGCCGTGAAGGAAGGAGATCGCGTTCTCCTGCCCAAATACGGAGGCACCAAGGTGGACATGGATGACAAGCGTGAATACGTGTTGTTCCGCGAGGGTGACATTCTGGCTAAGCTAGAGTAA
- the LOC132785044 gene encoding pyrokinin-1 receptor, with product MPPPPPPPTTPTASNLSEAAIAQLLGPQRDSLGIVIPVTVVYCLIFFTGVVGNISTCIVIKKNRSMHTATNYYLFSLAISDFMLLLSGVPQEMYFIWSKYPYVFGEYFCIGRGLLAETSANATVLTITAFTVERYMAICHPFLGQAMSKLSRAIRIIVLIWLLAVLTAIPQAAQFGINNYAGVDKCVVVRVIIQHSFQLSTFIFFFAPMSIILVLYLFIGLHLYRSSVIGGGGAVGTQRRPQPLKAVQSDTILYRYSGTGPQLSSVRGRLNHYGTRRVLRMLVAVVICFFLCWAPFHAQRLIAIYAPARGAQLHDQHEFLYTVMTYVSGVLYYLSTCINPLLYNLMSNKFREAFKAVLLGKKYSKGSLNSRQLESRRLRRTATLNSSTHTQRESSESKPTIMQTALNERLLQAKSQLVS from the exons ATgccgcctccgcctcctcctccgaCGACGCCAACTGCGAGCAATCTCAGCGAAGCTGCCATCGCCCAGTTGCTTGGCCCCCAACGTGATTCGCTTGGCATTGTGATACCCGTGACCGTTGTCTATTGCCTGATCTTCTTCACCGGCGTCGTCGGCAACATCAGCACCTGCATTGTCATCAAAAAGAATCGCTCCATGCACACAGCCACCAATTATTATCTCTTCTCGCTGGCCATCTCCGATTTCATGCTCCTACTCTCTGGTGTACCCCAAGAGATGTACTTCATCTGGTCCAAGTATCCGTATGTCTTTGGGGAATACTTTTGCATTGGTCGTGGACTTCTCGCCGAGACCTCAGCAAATGCCACAGTGCTCACCATCACCGCATTCACCGTGGAGCGTTACATGGCCATTTGTCATCCGTTTCTCGGTCAGGCAATGAGCAAACTAAGTCGCGCCATTCGCATCATTGTGCTCATCTGGCTGCTGGCCGTGCTCACGGCCATTCCTCAGGCAGCGCAGTTTGGCATCAACAATTATGCCGGTGTGGACAAGTGTGTCGTGGTGCGTGTGATCATCCAACACTCCTTTCAGCTGTCCaccttcatcttcttctttgCTCCGATGTCAATTATATTGGTGCTGTATCTGTTCATCGGTTTGCATCTCTATCGCTCGAGTGTCATTGGCGGCGGAGGCGCAGTTGGCACTCAGCGACGTCCCCAGCCACTTAAAGCGGTGCAAAGTGATACCATACTCTATCGTTACTCTGGCACTGGGCCGCAGTTGAGCTCGGTGCGTGGACGCCTCAATCATTATGGCACGCGTCGAGTGCTGAGGATGCTGG TTGCCGTTGTCATCTGCTTCTTTTTGTGCTGGGCCCCCTTCCACGCCCAGCGACTGATTGCCATTTATGCGCCCGCCCGTGGCGCCCAGCTGCATGATCAGCATGAGTTCCTCTACACGGTGATGACATATGTCTCTGGTGTGCTCTACTATCTCTCCACCTGCATCAATCCGCTGCTCTACAACCTGATGAGCAACAAGTTTCGAGAGGCCTTCAAG GCTGTGCTGCTGGGCAAAAAGTATTCGAAGGGCTCGCTGAACTCGCGACAACTTGAATCGCGACGCTTGCGTCGCACTGCTACGCTTAATTCATCCACGCATACGCAACGTGAATCCAGCGAGTCGAAGCCGACGATCATGCAG ACGGCTCTCAACGAACGGCTGCTTCAAGCCAAGTCACAACTAGTTTCGTAA